From the Acetomicrobium thermoterrenum DSM 13490 genome, the window GATCATTATCAGAAGAGCCAAAAAATCAGCAATTATTGAAACATTGAGGGTCATTTAACTCACCACTTATCCTTCCGTATCCTTCAAAGCATCCTGCAGTCGCCTTTCGAGAAAGACCATATTATAGGCCAAATGCAACGATGTCAACAAAAACCGCTCTTCTTGGCCTAAGCGATTAGAAGTCTGTGAAAAGGCCTCCTGAAGTATTTCAACAACCCTCTTGGTCGTCTCGTCATCCAGGCTGGTCTTTATGTTATAATGCCTTCCCCCCAGGTTTAATTCAAGGGTCCTTTTATCTTCATCCATTCCCACTTTTATCAAACCTGCTTTTCTGTATTATTACTCATGTTTTCATGGGGCATCCCCAGCGAAACAGACAATTTCTGATGTAACCTTGATAACTTTTCCTCGTATTCCGACCTTTCTTTTTTAAACCTCATCAGTTCTCTCTCCATCGTCTCTATTTGACGCTGGTGCTCTTTTTTCAGTCGTATTATTTCCAAATCCTTCTCCTGCAATTGTTCCTTTATGGTCTCGACCTGCTTAGAGAGCCTTTCGTTTTCTTCTCTGGTTGCCGAGAACTTCTCGCACAAGGTATCGATCATCTGTTCGATCTTCTCTAAAGCCTGCATGCTGCTCTCACCATCCTTATCTCAGTTTTAGTCCCTTGGACTCAATTTGGGACCTAAGTTTGGTGTGAAGTTCGTCAACCTCCTCATCGCTCAACGTTTTGTCGGGGTGGCGATATTCCAGAGTAAAAGAAAGACTGCGATGTCCTTCGGGAATGTTTTTGCCCTTATATATATCAAACAATCGGATCGAGATCACCAAATCCGAAGAAAGATCGCCAATGAGCTCACCGATTTCTTTGACCGTAACGTCTTCAGGAACTATCAAAGATATGTCCCTATAGACGGAAGGAAATCTGTGGACTTCTCCAAACCTGGGAGGTTTAGCCATCAAAAAGGGTTCGAAGGTAACCTCGAAAACATAAAGCGATGCGGGTAATTCAAGGCGGCGTTCAATAGATGGTTTGATCTTAGCCATAAAACCTATCTTACGTCCGTCGGATATAACATCAGCCGTCTGACCGGCATGTCCAAAGGGCTCGCTACCGGGAAGAACGTCAAATTTAAGCCTAAAAGCATCTGCTAAGGCGAGTATATCACCTTTCATAGTGAAAAAATCATCCCTAACTGCATCTTTATAGGGGGACCTGTAGTCCTTGCCCAAGAATATTGCACCCGCTATGTGCTTTTCTTCTATCAGATTCGCACCCTCTCTGAGAAAGACATTTCCAATCTCAAAAATCCTAACGGGGAAGCGCCAACCCTTTCTCAAATTATCGCATATTACATTTACCATTCCGGGCAGCAGGAAGGTCCTTAAAAGGGATTGATCCATACTCAAAGGATTCGCCAAGGCAAAGGGATTGGCCCGACTGTCTGAAGCGGGTATAGACAAATCCGCAATGAATTTAGGCGAGATAAAGCTATAGTTCAGTATTTCAATATAACCCCTTGCCATTAATGTTTCTCTGATCTTTCTCTCGGTTCGGGATTCAAGTCCTATGGTCGCCGAATCGTGAATCCTGCCCGGAAGGCGAGCCGGCAGCTCATCGTAACCCTTAATCCTGGCCACTTCTTCTATCAGGTCTTCCTCTATTTCCACGTCCATTCTATAGCCAGGAACTTTGTAGATGGCTTTTTCCTCTGAAGAAGACTTAACCTCAAACCCAAGGGGCATAAGTATACTGGAAGCCTCCGACAAGTCCCCGGCGCCTGTATATGTTTTTAATTTTTTTGCCGTTAGAGGCACGAATTTCTCTACAGGAGCGGCATCTCCCTCCCGGATAACGGATGTATAAACTTTGCCGCACTTCCACTTCTTCATCAGATCCAATGCACAGGACAAGGCCAACGGCGCTTTAGCTTTATCCACTCCTCTTGCATAACGATAAGCTGCTTCGCTGTTTATGCCAAGGCGTCTCGCCGTTGTGCTTATTCGAGCCGGCAGGAAATGTGCCGATTCTATCAGTATTCGCCTCGTATTTTCGTCTATTTCGCTGTTGGCGCCTCCCATCACTCCCGCCAATCCGATGGGCAGCCCTCCGCTTGTTATCAAAAGATCGTCCGAAGACAACATGTGCTCCCTACCGTCTAATGTGGTGATCTTTTCGCCATTGCGTGATGACCTCACGGTTATCTCCGGCGCCGGAAGTTTGTCCAAATCAAAGGCGTGCAACGGTTGCCCCAACAACAACATCACGTAATTGGTTACGTCGACCACGTTACTGATTGGACGAACCCCGCATAATGCCAGCCTAACGCGGCACTTAATAGGAGAAGGTGCTATCTCAAGCTCTTCGGCAAAGCCCAAACAATATAAGGGACATCCCGAATCTTCTAAAGTAACCCCCTCGAAACTTACCGGCCAATCAAAAGGCTCTGTAGTGGAAGAAAAATTTAATTCTTTTAAGCGGGACCCGGTAGACAAAGCATGAGCTTCCCTAGCCATACCAACCATGCTCAGTAAGTCGCCTCTGTTCGGCGTTACGGACACATCTAAAACCACGTCCTTTATCCCGAGCCAGGAAGCAGCATCTCCGCCTAAGGGCGCATCTTGGGGAAGGATTAAAATACCCTCTTCTTGCGACAACAAAGGAAGTCCGATTTCATCGGCAGAAAGCATCATGCCGAAACTTTTCACTCCATCAAATTCCTCTATTCCGAGAACAGAACCGTCGGCTATAGTGGCGCCCGGAGGAGCGTAGGGCACGATGTCCCCTTCTTTTACGTTTTGGGCTCCCGTAACGCAGATTGCCCTTTCATCTCCCCAAACCAACGTGACCACCTGTAAGTTTTTTCTCTCACGATGGGGGGCCATTTCCAACACCTTGGCAATAATGACGCCGTCGAGCTTTTGTGCTGTATAGGACAAGTTCTCTACTTCTGCACCAGCCATTGTCAATTTTTCGGCTAAATCATTGACATTTATCTGAAGATCAACGAGTTCTGTCAACCAATTCCAAGATACAAGCACTAATTAACACCCCCTGCGAGAAAAGCAATATCACCGGAAAACAATATTCTTAAATCGCTTAAACTGTATTTCAGCATAGCCACCCTGTCTATTCCCAATCCCCAGGCAAAGCCGTTATAAACTTCGGGGTCAATACCGCCCGCCCGAAGAACCTTGGGATGCACCATTCCCATTCCGCATATTTCAAGCCAGCCCGTACCCTTGCATATCCTGCAGGCAGGATCTTCGCCCGA encodes:
- a CDS encoding cell division protein ZapA; translated protein: MDEDKRTLELNLGGRHYNIKTSLDDETTKRVVEILQEAFSQTSNRLGQEERFLLTSLHLAYNMVFLERRLQDALKDTEG
- the pheT gene encoding phenylalanine--tRNA ligase subunit beta, translated to MLVSWNWLTELVDLQINVNDLAEKLTMAGAEVENLSYTAQKLDGVIIAKVLEMAPHRERKNLQVVTLVWGDERAICVTGAQNVKEGDIVPYAPPGATIADGSVLGIEEFDGVKSFGMMLSADEIGLPLLSQEEGILILPQDAPLGGDAASWLGIKDVVLDVSVTPNRGDLLSMVGMAREAHALSTGSRLKELNFSSTTEPFDWPVSFEGVTLEDSGCPLYCLGFAEELEIAPSPIKCRVRLALCGVRPISNVVDVTNYVMLLLGQPLHAFDLDKLPAPEITVRSSRNGEKITTLDGREHMLSSDDLLITSGGLPIGLAGVMGGANSEIDENTRRILIESAHFLPARISTTARRLGINSEAAYRYARGVDKAKAPLALSCALDLMKKWKCGKVYTSVIREGDAAPVEKFVPLTAKKLKTYTGAGDLSEASSILMPLGFEVKSSSEEKAIYKVPGYRMDVEIEEDLIEEVARIKGYDELPARLPGRIHDSATIGLESRTERKIRETLMARGYIEILNYSFISPKFIADLSIPASDSRANPFALANPLSMDQSLLRTFLLPGMVNVICDNLRKGWRFPVRIFEIGNVFLREGANLIEEKHIAGAIFLGKDYRSPYKDAVRDDFFTMKGDILALADAFRLKFDVLPGSEPFGHAGQTADVISDGRKIGFMAKIKPSIERRLELPASLYVFEVTFEPFLMAKPPRFGEVHRFPSVYRDISLIVPEDVTVKEIGELIGDLSSDLVISIRLFDIYKGKNIPEGHRSLSFTLEYRHPDKTLSDEEVDELHTKLRSQIESKGLKLR